The genomic window GGAGAAGAAATAGCTATTTTTGACGATTGGGTTTATTATATGAACTCCAAAGATTGGAGATTATGTAGAGTTAAAGCTGATGGAACTTCAAAAGAATGTTTAGAAGAAGTAGCCACTCACGCGCTATCAGTAAATAAAAATGGTATATATTACTTGGTGAGACATGCGGTAGGATCATCCCTACACAAAATGAATCATGACGGAACAAACAGTAAATGGATTTTAAATGGAATTGTAGGTAGATATGTTATTTATGATAAATTTATTTATTATGTAGATGCTAACAATAATTGTATTTATAAAATGAATCTAGATGGAAGTGGATCAGTAAAGTTAAGTGATACAAAAGCTAATGATATAATAGGAGTATCATCAGATTCTATTTATTATATGGCAGGAGATTCAAAGGACAGTCAACAAGTTTATCTTTTAAAAAAAGACCACTAGCTTTTAAATAAGGTAGTTAGAGACTAGAGAGTAGGAATTAGTGATTAAAGAATTTGTTGTTTAGTATAAAATAAATTATAAAATGAAAGAAACCTATGAAAAACTTAATTTTTCATAGGTTTCTTGTTTTATTTAACTGAGAAAATTGTATCTATACCTAAAGTTAAGTGCTTTTTATAATTTAAGCAAGGAATCTACAGATAATCCTGCTTGATAAATAATGCCGTCATGAATAATAGCCAGAAATTTAAATAATTTTCCATCTTCAGCTCTTTTCTTTATTGGTGTTGTAATATGGTTTGCTTTGCCTTCCTTTAATAAAGTAAATCTTGAATCTACATCATAAAGATTAAGACCAATAGCTGATTGATCATTACAATATTTAACTATGCCTTCTTTATCCGTAATAATAATGCTATCTACGTTAGAATCTATTAATAATCTATCTAATAATGTTTTATTAATGTTTTTATCTGAAACTTGATTTTTTATATAATCAACAGCTTTTAGCATTCTATTTTCCATTACTTTTCCTGCCACATATTGTTGCATATCCTCAGCCTTTGTTTTAAGATTACTTGAAATTTCTTTTAGATTGGATAGTTCATTATTTTCTTCATTAACATGAGCTTGAGATTCCTGCATTTGTGTATATATTTCTATAGAAAACTGAGTTATTTCCTCAATACTAGAAGCTATTTCTTGACCATTGTCATTTATATTGTTTATGTCTTTACTTATCTTTTTTATTTTATCAATGCTAGTGCAAAGAGAGGAGTTTATCTTGTTGAATTCTTTTATAGTATTTTGAACTTCATTGTATCCCTCTTCAACATGTTGAGTTTCCTGTAAAGTGGAATTAGCTATATTTGTTATTTCTTTTTGTAAAGTGGTTACAATACTATCTATTTGTTTTGCTACTTCTGTAGTTTTGCTAGAAAGTTTTCCAACTTCATTAGCAACCACTGAAAAGCCTTTTCCATGTTCTCCAGCTCTAGCTGCTTCGATAGTTGCATTTAAAGCTAACATATTTGTTTGCTTTGCTATAGTACCAATAAGATTTGTCATAGATACTACTTGTTCTGAATATTTTTTTAGAGATTCTGCTTCATTATGAGTGTTTTTCGTAAGAAGTTTGATTTCATTAATTTTGTTTGATATATTAGAAGTTGAATTTATACCATTTTGTGCAGCACCTATAGATTCTTCAGCAAATAATGATGTGTCCTTCATTTCATCAGTTATACTTCTAAGAGTATTTACGATGTTTATAGTATTTTTAGATATTTCTTCAAGCATCATTACTTGTTTTTCACTACCATCACAAGTGAATTCAGCAGAAGTATGCAGTGCATTCATGGATTCTCCAGATTCATTTGCTATAAAATTTAATTTGTTACTTACTTCTGTAATTTCAGTAGTCATTTGTACTTGTTGCTTAAAGTTTTCTTTTAAATTTTTAATAAGATTTTGTATTTCTTCCGCTATTTCTTTAAAACCACTATCGCTTATATTGCTAAAATCTATTGTGTAATCGTTTTTGTTGATTTTGCGCATGAACTCCTTAATTATTTCTAATTTTTTATAGTAGATTTTATTTATTATGATAGTTATAAATAATGAAAAAACTAAAATACTAATTAAATTAAGAATTAAATTAGTTAACAACTTAGCTGTGATAGTGTTTATAACAAATAATATTATTAAAGATGTAAAAATTAAATAGTTAGGCTTATTGTTTTTCAATTAATCTTCACCTCGTTTTATAAGTATATGATAATAAGTATATAATATATAAAATTCTATGCTTTTATCAATAATCCTTCCAATAATGGTAAAAATTTAAATAAATATCGACAGATTTTTAAATAATTTTTATATAATACCTATAGTTTATTTTTCTCATAAGTTAGATGTTAATCTATATAAATGTACAAAAAATATCTGTACTTGGATTAAATTTATTTATATAAGGCAAAATAAGAGTAAGATATGTTTTAAATTGTTAATCTCCTATAATTTCGAAAACAATTCTAAATTTGTTATGACTAATGTATCTAGGCTTTCATAAACTCGCTTAAGGCTCAAACATATGAAAGCTCTTAATGCTACATTAGTTATAACAAATAAGAATAGTAATTTCTTATTATAATGAACTCACCAATTTAAAATATATCTTTAGGGAAACGGAAGGAAAGTTTTAAATGAATGTAAAAAGCAACATTAATTTAAAACAGAATTTGATAAGAGTAAGATATGTTTTAAATTGTTGATCTCCTATAATTTCAAAGACAATTCTAAAATTAATATAATAAAAAATTATTGAATTCGTATAAATAGATTTCTTGGTTTCAGATGGAGTTTTAAACTCCCCCTAAAGCTTAGAAAACATTATCCAGGGTGTGCTATTCTTTACTCCTACTTTAAAGAAAAGCAGAGAGTCCAAATCTTCGATTTGGTCCGAATCGCTTTCACAGAGTGCGATGGGAGTATTAGAATGGTTAGACATCGGATAAATAGCGAAAACAATTCTAAATAAATATACAGAGGTGAATTTAATGAAAAATAAAGATAGTGTAAGAGTTATTCCCCTAGGAGGACTTGGGGAGATTGGTAAAAATATAACTGCTTTTGAATATAAAGATGAAATAATAGTAATAGATTGTGGTATAGCTTTTCCTGATGAGAATATGCACGGGGTAGATCTAGTAATTCCTGATATAACTTATTTATTAAATAATGCAGATAAGGTAAAGGGTATTTTCCTAACCCATGGACATGAAGATCATATTGGAGGATTACCTTATATATTGAAGCAGCTAAATGTACCTGTTTATGGTACTAAATTGACACTTGGATTAGTTGAAAACAAGTTGAGTGAAGAGAACATACTTTCACAGTGTAAGCTTGAAGTAGTAGAAGTTGGAGGCATAGTTGAATTAGATAATTTTAAAATTGAATTTATAAGAGTCACTCACAGCATAGCAGATTCTTGTGCTATTGCTATTCATACTCCAGTGGGGGTAATATTACATACTGGTGATTTTAAAATAGATCATACACCTATTGATGGGTTAGTTATGGATTTGGAACGTATATCAGCTTTGGGTAAAGAGGGTGTATTGCTGCTTATGGCTGATAGCACAAATGTAGAACGTAAAGGACACACAATTTCAGAAAAGGCAATAGGAGATACTTTAACTAGAATTTTTTCTAGTGCAGAAGGAAGAGTTATCGTAGCAACATTTGCTTCTAATATTCATAGAATGCAGCAGATAATAAATTCTTCTTTGCAATATGGAAGAAAGGTAGCATTTAGCGGAAGAAGCATGGAGAACGTATCAAAGGTAGCTATGGACTTAGGATATTTACATATACCAGAAGGGTGCATTGTAGATGTAGATGAAATAAAAAATTATCCTAATAATAAGATAACTATAATAACTACTGGAAGTCAGGGAGAACCTATGGCGGCTCTTGCAAGGATAGCTTTTTCTAATCATAGAAAAATTAGCATTGAACCAAAAGATTTATTTATTATTTCTGCATCACCGATTCCTGGAAATGAAAAACTTATATCTAAAGTAATCAATGAATTATTTAGAAAGGGTGCAGATGTAATTTATGATGATTTAGAAGAAGTTCATGTATCAGGTCATGCATATAGAGAAGAATTAAAGTTAATTCATGCACTAGTTCATCCTAAGTTTTTTATGCCAGTTCATGGGGAATATAGGCATCTAAAACATCACGTAGATTTAGCCAGAAAATTAGGTATGAAGGATGAAAATATATTTAATCTGCAAATGGGAAATGTATTAGAAGTATCAGAAGAGGAAGCTAAGATATGTGGCAAAGTTCATACGGGTTCTGTATTTGTAGATGGTCTTGGAGTTGGAGATGTTGGCAATATAGTCCTTAGAGATAGAAGACATTTAGCTGAAGATGGTATGCTTACTATAGTTGTTACCTTAGAAAGAGAGTCTTACAGTATCATAGCAGGGCCAGACATTATAACAAGGGGATTTATATATGTAAAGGAATCAGAGGATTTAATTCATGAAGTAAAATCGATTGTTAGAAGTGAACTTAATAAATCTTTAGAAAATAATATTATTGAGTGGTATGTATTAAAAACCAGCATGAAAAAAGCTGTAGAAAGATTCTTATATGAAAAGACAAAACGAAGACCAATTATTCTTCCTATTATTATGGAAATTTAAATGAAAAACTAGGTAGGGATAAAGAAAAATCACTAGTTACTAACCTCTAAAAGGATAAAGGGTAGTGCTTTTATGAAAATAGTGAATAGTGACTAAGGATTAGCGATTAAAAAGTCGTTGGTTGTAGAAAAATTAGGGTAAAAGTAAAGAAACATATGAAAAATTCAGTTTTTCATATGTTTCTTATTTAAAATTCAAAGGTTTTCTGACCTAAAGAACAAAATAACACTTATCTAAAATCTATTTATAATTAAAATAAAGGTTAGTGGCTAGATTCTTTTAAAAGCATGTTACTTTTAAAGTGCTCATCTAGAGATCCTTCTTCAGCATTTTCTTTATCTTTTAATTGAATTAATAGTATTGAAGAAATAATTAAAGCCATACCTATTAATTGAGGAATTTCGAATAGTTCACCAAAAAGCACAAAAGCTAATACAGAAGCAACTAAAGGCTCTATGCTTGCGATAATGCTTACTTTACCTGACTCAACATATTTTAAGGCTCTAATAATTGCTTCATTTGGTAAAATTGTAGCAAAAAGTCCTAGGCCAAGAATAGTAATTAATGAATTTGTATCTTTAATTGATTTTACTAAAGTCCATGGAGATATAAAGAACCATAAAAATATTGCTCCAAATAAAAATGTGTATACTAAAAATGTTTTTTGAGAATATTTTTTTACTGCAATCTTTCCTAAGATGTTTTGTACTGCAACGGTAAGTCCTGAAATAATTCCCCATACTATTCCTATAAAGTTAACTTTAAAAGCGGTACTATCATAGGCTCTTACAACTAAACAGCAACCTATTAAAGTTAAAGTTAAAGCTATGAATTTTTTTAGTGTAAATTTTTCTTTGAATACAAAATAGGATAAAATAACTACAATAATAGGATTTATAAATAATAAAACTGAAGCTGTAGCAACCCCTGTATATTTAACAGCATAGCTAGAAGAAATAAACATTCCATCTAAGGCAAATATGCCATAACAAGCGAAGAATAGCAGTCCTTTTAGATCTGTTTTAAAGCACTTAGGATCTTTTATTAAGGTTACTATAAGATAAAAAATTATTCCTATTGTTGGTCTGAACGCAGATATTGTCATGGATTCAAACCCTGAATTATTTAAAAGCTTTACAAAGACACCTAAAAATCCCCATGAAATTCCTGCGATTAGAGCTAATAAATAACCTTGTTTAGTTTTAGTACAATTTAACATAAAAATCTCTCCCTTCTGATCAATTTACAAAAAAAATTCAATAAAAAAACAGAGAGAACAAAACCCAGTCTGTTCTCTCTGTTTGTATTCAGAGTCTATTCAGATATAATTCTTTTGCCTGAAAATTTCACTTTATTTTACTGGGATAAAATAAAGCTTGTCCCTTCGGCGGTTTTATTTAAAACTCTCTCTTATATCCTTCAACTAGTGAACTTATGTATATTTTCCAATTGTTAGTTAACTGAAAACTCACTTGCATTGTACAATATAAAAATATCATTGTCAACCGTTGAAATTTAACTTTTATAAAAGAATCTAATACTACATTAAGTTGACCCATAAATCATTTTAGTAAACCCATTTTGCCTAGGTGGTAAAATTTATTTCAAAAAGATACAAGTTACAAAAAAGTAAAATATAATGATAATATGACAAATAATGTTGTTAATTAAGGGGAATTAATATAAAATAATTAGTAGTAAAGGGATATTATAGAAAGTAATTAATTGCAAGTAAGTTGACCTATAATTTATATTTCTAAAATAAATTAAGGGACAACCTAACAAGATTTAATATAAGGGGGTTTTATAAATTTTAAGTAATGGAGTTTGAATTAAATTAAGATTCAAATTTGTAAAGGAGATGAAGGTATAATTGAAAAAGGCAATGAGAGTATTGGCAAAAACAACATTTTTAATTTGTGCAACTTTAGGTTTAGGGTCACAAGCAAATGCTGAGGTTGTAAATTCCGGACAAGCAGTAAGTGAAAAAAAAGCTTGGATAATTAAATTTAATAATAAAGTTAAACTTGATGACGTTACTAAAAATTATATTAAAGTAGTGGATTCAAGAGGGATATTTCAAAATATAAATTTAGAATTAGAAAAAGATAAAAAGTCAATAAAAGTAACACCTTGTGATAATGGATACAAACCAGGAGAAAAATATACATTAAAAGTTATGAAAGGTGTTAAAGGTGAAAGCAACAAGGGATTGAAAAAAGAAATTTCTATGGATTTTTATGTAAAAGATAATATAAATAACGACAAACTAAATACTTCTACTAACAATGTACAAAATGCTTCTTTTATTGTACAAGATTCTGAGTGGATATATTATAGTGATTTAAGTGAAAGCAATAGTATATATAGAATGAAAAAAGATGGAAGTTCTAAAAAGGTACTTTATAAAGGCAATAGTAGAATATGCAAACTTTATTTATCCAATGAATACATATATTTTGTATCACACAGCGATAATTTTACACAAGGAGAAGAGTATTGCATTTATAGAGTAAAAAAAGATGGGGTTGGTAAGCCACAAGTTATATGTAAAAATATTTCTGTAAATTATCAATTCCAAATAGATGGTGATAGCCTTTATTATGTACAAGATTCTAGATTAATGAAAAGTGACTTGTTAGGAAACAATGCTAAAGAAATTTTCAAAAATATAGAAAATACTACAGATGAAGTTTTCTTTTTATTAAAAGATAAATGGATATATTACTTCGGGTTTGATTACAGATCTGGTAAAGCAACTGGTATATATAAAATAAAAACAGATGGAAGTCAAAAACAATGCATAGTTAAAAATGTAGATGCTCAAAGTATGAAGGCAAGTTCTATAAATATAGATGGAAACTATATTTATTATAAAAACTTTTCAGGAGATGTATTTAAATCTGATTTAAAAGGCAGAGATTTAGAACATGTGAGGTTTCTAAATGGAGTATCAGCAATTAATGTATTTAATGGATATATACACTATTTATATGAAGGTGCTATACATAAAATAAAAGACGATGGAACAGAGCACAGTATATTAGCACAAAAAAGTTTAAATGATTTTGATTATATAAATATAGTCAATGGAGAATTATGGTACTTAGATACAAATAAAGAGTTGAAAAGTGTACCTATAGTAACTAAAGATAATGGAGAAGAAGATAAAGATTCTAACTCTGGAAATCCTGTTTCTTTAAAAGAGGGGGATAGCTTTTATATTAAGGGTATAAACAGTCTTTCTTCAAAAGTTATCAAAATTGAAACTGCAGATGTTAATGGGGATGGAAAAAAGGAAAATGTAATATTAGCAGGAGTAAATGAAAATTATTCTTATAAGGATTTAAAAATATTTATTCAAGATACATCAAATGGAGAAATATTAGGTTATGATTCATTAAAGAATTTTAGTTGCGAGGAAATGGGAAACTCCATATCTTTAGGCGATTTTAATAAAGATAAAATAAGTGATATAAAAGTCGATTTGCTTTTAAATACTCAAAGAGGAATGCATGCAACATATATATATACTTTTACTAAGGATAAATTAAATAAAATTTTCCATGAAAATATGATTCCAGCTAAAGCTCAAGATTTTAAGTATAAACTCTTAGATGATAAAAGCATAAAAGTTTATGATGATAAAGGGAATAGTTATATAGTAAATCTTGCATCAGATGATGAGGAACATTATAAATATTTAACCAATATAGGAATCGGACCTAGCATTACAGTGTTTTATGAAGGGGAAGATATAGATAAAGATGGAAGCTTAGAATTAAGTAGAACTATATATTTAGTAGGTGTTTCTTATAGTGACTTTTTGTGTAGTGCTAAAACAACATATAAATATAACCCTTCTACATCAAAGTGGGAATATAAAGGATTGCATGTAAAAAGCGAATTTTTCCCATGTACTAAGATTAGTAGTAGCAATAGCGATAAGGACGATGAAAATAATAATGAACAAGATAAACAGAAGTCATCTATACAAAATTTTATAGAAAAGAATAATACAATATATTACGTTCAAGATAAGTGGACTAAAAGAAGTAAAAATGATTATTATTTAAGTGATTCATATTTACGCGGAATTAAAAATGACTTAAGTACAAGTAGCACAATAGCAAATGATATAAGTGGAAAGATTCAAACTTATGGTAAATATATGTATTATGTAAGTGCTTATGGAGTAAATTTGCATAGAGTAAAACTGGATGGAAGTAATGATACAGTAATATCTAAAGACATTGTTAAGGACTTCTGTATTTCAGATGGTTATATTTATTATTGTGGGGACAAAGGTGGAATCTATAAGATGAAGCAAGATGGAAGAGATGTGGCTATACTAGAGAAAGATAAAGCAGAAGAGTTAGTTATCTTAGATGATTGGATTTATTATATTAATAATAATGATGGACATTTATATAAAATGAAAACAGATGGAACTTCAAGAGAAGATTTAGGAGTTACAGCTAATAAAATGTTAGGTGCAAGTGAGGATGGAGTGTATTATTGTATATCACAAAAAGATGGTTCTTCAAATTTATATAGAGCAAATATTGATGGAAAAAGATCTAAATGTATTTTTGAAGGACTTTTGAAAGGATATACTGTATATGACGGTTATGTTTATTGTGTAAATAATACTAGTAACTGTATTTATAAGATGAGATATGATGGAAGTGATTTAGTTAAGTTAAGTGATGAAAAAGCTAAAGATATAATAGGTGTTTCAGAAGATTTTATTTATTATAAAGCAGGAGATACTTTAGATAAAGAGTGCTTATATAGAATAAAGAAGACAGGCGGTAAACCAGAAAAAGTTGATTAAATAACATTAAAGGGCTTTATGGCCCTTTAATAATTTTTTGAAAAATTATTAAAGGATGAGTAAAATTTAAGAATGGTTTATTTACAACATTAAAATTTAATACAAGGGTAAATTAATATGATTAGAAAGTACTTTTTAGTATATTATGTGGTTAAGAATGCAATTAAACAGGAAAATAACAAGATAATTAGCAATTTTGGAATAGTTGAACCTTAACACAGTATGTATTTGAATTATAAATAGTGTATAATTTAATAAGAAGTGGTAGAATTATGTATTAATTTCACATTAGAATGAAGTAAAATGTGGAAATATACAATATATTCACTTAAGGGAGGTAGCAATTATATGATAATTAATACTAATGAGGTTTATAAACAAATGGGTGCAATTCCAATGGAGGAATGGACAGTGTATAAAGTACATAATGAAACATTAGATAAGTTGGCTATGAAATTTGATAACTACTAAAAATCCAAGGATATTAAGCAAAATAATAAGGAATATTTATAAATGACATAGGATAAAAAATTTAATATCAATGATGGAGGAAATTATGAATAGTAATATTGAACAATTAGATAAGGAGTATCAATTACTTTTGTTAACAGAACAACATATTCGTACATTATATAATTGGAATATTGAAGAAAAACATTTAGAATATTACACTTGTCGTCCTTTAACATCACATAAATCTTTTAAAGAATATGCCTGTAAGACATTAAAGTCAATTTTAGAAAAAAAATCAAAAATCTATGTATTGGTAAAAAAAGATAATTGGAATATACCTTTAGGTAAAATAACCTTATTTGATTTGAATCTAAGAAACCATAGTGCTGAATTTGGATATTATTTACCTAAGAATAATAGAGCCAAAGGGTTAGGCGGTATTATGTTGAATAAGTTCATTGAAGCAGCTTTCAAGGATTATGAACTAAATTTAAATAAAATATATGCAACCACATCTTCAAATAATTTTCCTTCAATAAAACTTTTAGAGAGATTTGATTTTAAACTAGATGGAAGATTAAGAGAACATTATTGGATTAATGAAAATAAATATGACCAACTTATTTATTCAATGCTGAAACACAAATAAACCTAGTTATAAACTCCTAATTTGAAAATAATATAAACATGTATTATAATGTAAAAAACGCCAGGATTGTTATTATATATATTATCGAATTGTTATAGCATAACTTTAAAAGATTGACTTACGACAGGGAGAGAGTTTATTATGGGAAAAAGAACTAGGCTAAAAACAGGTGTAATTACACTTTGTATGACGGTTATTGTTATAGGTTCTATAGGTAAGAATTATTATAAGAAAAAAATGAATGAAGATTTAAAAGAGCCATTAAAGGAAATTTGTTTAGAAACTATGAGAAATACTGAAATTAGAGATGGACAATTCCGTATAAATATGCCAAGAGCTATTCCATATTCTGAAGAAAAATTAAAGAAGTTTTTTGATAAAAATAAAGATAAATACAAGGATATATTTGGAAGAGAAATATTTGAATATGATAGATGTCTATTTTTTGTATATAATGATGATAAGGAAATATATCTTCAGTGCTTTTTAAATTTAAGAGGTAAAGCAAAATACTGTTTAGGAAAAACTTATGAAGTTCGGACAGAAACATATAAGTGGAGAGATAATATAAAAACTTTCGAGCTGGATAAAAAAATGGCTGAGGAAATTAAAAAAAAATCAGACGTTAAAAATTTAAAAGAAAAAGATATTGTAAGGATGCCAGGCAATACATGTGCAATAGTAAGAGAAAAACAAGGTGATAAAATTATACTAGAGATGTTGAAGTGGGACTACAGTAAAATGATAAATTATTTTAAATAAAAATACTTCATATATATGAATATTAGTGGTAATATTTTAATAAGGAAACTTCTGCTATACTTATGTTGTTGAATGATTTATAAGTAAAAATAAGTTAGTTTATGAAAAATTAATTTCAAATATGGAACTATTTTATGGTTACTTTGCTAAAATAAATTATCTAACAACATAAAAACTATAACTTGTATTTTATAAAATTCAATGTGGTATGAAAAGCACTAAATGTTAAACCATCATTTTATATTAGGAGGATACAACAATGAAAAAACTAATTTTATTAATTGCAATACCTCTAGTATTATGTAGTTGTGGGCAGAAAAGTGTGAAAAATGAAAATAATCCATCAAATAAAACAGAGCAAGTTAAAAGTGCTGGTAATGCTAAAGAAGTAGTGAAAGAAGAAGTAAAAGAGGAAATAGAAGAAAAGGCTTCTGCCTATTATCCTTTTGCTAAAAATACAGAATATAAATATGAAGGAAAAGGTAGTGAACATGCTTCTAAAGATGTTTACCCAGACTTTATTGAAGATAATAAAATGCAATTAAGAATAATAACTTCAGGAACAACTTCCGTAAAGATTATAGAGAAAACTGAAAATGAAGTATCTTTAGTGTATTCTAAAGGAGAAGTTTATCATAGAGAAAACTGTATTCAAAAAGAATTCAAAGGGAATAAAGATATTTTAATTAAAGCACCTATAAAAACAGGTAATACATGGACTACATCTAATGGAGATAAAAGAAGTATTACAGCTGTTAATAAAGACATAGAAACTAAGATCGGAAAGCTAAAAGCTTTGGAAGTAAAAACAGAAGGAAAGGATTCTACAACTTTAGATTACTATGTTAAAGATATAGGACATGTAAAATCTATATATGAAGACAAACAAAATAAAGACTTTAAAGTAATAACTGAAATAAAAGAAATAAATAAAGATAAAGCATTAACAGAAGAAATTAAATTTAATTATATAAAATCAACAGATACAGATTTTATTAGAAAGACTCAATATATAAATGTTAATTTTAAAACTAATGAAGATATAAGAAAAGTATTTGAAAAAAATCTTAAAAATCCACCATTAAAGGGTTTAATACCTTGTTTCACTAAGAATGTAAAGATAAATGAAATGGGAATAAAAAAGGAAGGTAAGATTTCATACATTGATTTGTCACAGGAGTTTATTAAGGATATGAATGCAGGAGCTGGTTTAGAAGGCGATATACTTAACTGTGTTGCATATACTATAGGAAATTACTATAACACAAGTGAAGTATTGTTGACAGTAAACAATAAACCTTATGAATCTGGTCATATAATTCTTGAAAAAGGGGAAACAATTAAATTAAAATAATAGAATCCAAGAAACTAGTTAGTAGCTAGTTTCTTGCTTTTTGGGATACTTTTAAATTTATAGGAATATATAACAATATATAATGTGAATTTTGCTAAACTTACGATAT from Clostridium sp. MB40-C1 includes these protein-coding regions:
- a CDS encoding methyl-accepting chemotaxis protein; the encoded protein is MKNNKPNYLIFTSLIILFVINTITAKLLTNLILNLISILVFSLFITIIINKIYYKKLEIIKEFMRKINKNDYTIDFSNISDSGFKEIAEEIQNLIKNLKENFKQQVQMTTEITEVSNKLNFIANESGESMNALHTSAEFTCDGSEKQVMMLEEISKNTINIVNTLRSITDEMKDTSLFAEESIGAAQNGINSTSNISNKINEIKLLTKNTHNEAESLKKYSEQVVSMTNLIGTIAKQTNMLALNATIEAARAGEHGKGFSVVANEVGKLSSKTTEVAKQIDSIVTTLQKEITNIANSTLQETQHVEEGYNEVQNTIKEFNKINSSLCTSIDKIKKISKDINNINDNGQEIASSIEEITQFSIEIYTQMQESQAHVNEENNELSNLKEISSNLKTKAEDMQQYVAGKVMENRMLKAVDYIKNQVSDKNINKTLLDRLLIDSNVDSIIITDKEGIVKYCNDQSAIGLNLYDVDSRFTLLKEGKANHITTPIKKRAEDGKLFKFLAIIHDGIIYQAGLSVDSLLKL
- a CDS encoding ribonuclease J — encoded protein: MKNKDSVRVIPLGGLGEIGKNITAFEYKDEIIVIDCGIAFPDENMHGVDLVIPDITYLLNNADKVKGIFLTHGHEDHIGGLPYILKQLNVPVYGTKLTLGLVENKLSEENILSQCKLEVVEVGGIVELDNFKIEFIRVTHSIADSCAIAIHTPVGVILHTGDFKIDHTPIDGLVMDLERISALGKEGVLLLMADSTNVERKGHTISEKAIGDTLTRIFSSAEGRVIVATFASNIHRMQQIINSSLQYGRKVAFSGRSMENVSKVAMDLGYLHIPEGCIVDVDEIKNYPNNKITIITTGSQGEPMAALARIAFSNHRKISIEPKDLFIISASPIPGNEKLISKVINELFRKGADVIYDDLEEVHVSGHAYREELKLIHALVHPKFFMPVHGEYRHLKHHVDLARKLGMKDENIFNLQMGNVLEVSEEEAKICGKVHTGSVFVDGLGVGDVGNIVLRDRRHLAEDGMLTIVVTLERESYSIIAGPDIITRGFIYVKESEDLIHEVKSIVRSELNKSLENNIIEWYVLKTSMKKAVERFLYEKTKRRPIILPIIMEI
- a CDS encoding DMT family transporter, encoding MLNCTKTKQGYLLALIAGISWGFLGVFVKLLNNSGFESMTISAFRPTIGIIFYLIVTLIKDPKCFKTDLKGLLFFACYGIFALDGMFISSSYAVKYTGVATASVLLFINPIIVVILSYFVFKEKFTLKKFIALTLTLIGCCLVVRAYDSTAFKVNFIGIVWGIISGLTVAVQNILGKIAVKKYSQKTFLVYTFLFGAIFLWFFISPWTLVKSIKDTNSLITILGLGLFATILPNEAIIRALKYVESGKVSIIASIEPLVASVLAFVLFGELFEIPQLIGMALIISSILLIQLKDKENAEEGSLDEHFKSNMLLKESSH
- a CDS encoding DUF5050 domain-containing protein; its protein translation is MKKAMRVLAKTTFLICATLGLGSQANAEVVNSGQAVSEKKAWIIKFNNKVKLDDVTKNYIKVVDSRGIFQNINLELEKDKKSIKVTPCDNGYKPGEKYTLKVMKGVKGESNKGLKKEISMDFYVKDNINNDKLNTSTNNVQNASFIVQDSEWIYYSDLSESNSIYRMKKDGSSKKVLYKGNSRICKLYLSNEYIYFVSHSDNFTQGEEYCIYRVKKDGVGKPQVICKNISVNYQFQIDGDSLYYVQDSRLMKSDLLGNNAKEIFKNIENTTDEVFFLLKDKWIYYFGFDYRSGKATGIYKIKTDGSQKQCIVKNVDAQSMKASSINIDGNYIYYKNFSGDVFKSDLKGRDLEHVRFLNGVSAINVFNGYIHYLYEGAIHKIKDDGTEHSILAQKSLNDFDYINIVNGELWYLDTNKELKSVPIVTKDNGEEDKDSNSGNPVSLKEGDSFYIKGINSLSSKVIKIETADVNGDGKKENVILAGVNENYSYKDLKIFIQDTSNGEILGYDSLKNFSCEEMGNSISLGDFNKDKISDIKVDLLLNTQRGMHATYIYTFTKDKLNKIFHENMIPAKAQDFKYKLLDDKSIKVYDDKGNSYIVNLASDDEEHYKYLTNIGIGPSITVFYEGEDIDKDGSLELSRTIYLVGVSYSDFLCSAKTTYKYNPSTSKWEYKGLHVKSEFFPCTKISSSNSDKDDENNNEQDKQKSSIQNFIEKNNTIYYVQDKWTKRSKNDYYLSDSYLRGIKNDLSTSSTIANDISGKIQTYGKYMYYVSAYGVNLHRVKLDGSNDTVISKDIVKDFCISDGYIYYCGDKGGIYKMKQDGRDVAILEKDKAEELVILDDWIYYINNNDGHLYKMKTDGTSREDLGVTANKMLGASEDGVYYCISQKDGSSNLYRANIDGKRSKCIFEGLLKGYTVYDGYVYCVNNTSNCIYKMRYDGSDLVKLSDEKAKDIIGVSEDFIYYKAGDTLDKECLYRIKKTGGKPEKVD
- a CDS encoding GNAT family N-acetyltransferase encodes the protein MNSNIEQLDKEYQLLLLTEQHIRTLYNWNIEEKHLEYYTCRPLTSHKSFKEYACKTLKSILEKKSKIYVLVKKDNWNIPLGKITLFDLNLRNHSAEFGYYLPKNNRAKGLGGIMLNKFIEAAFKDYELNLNKIYATTSSNNFPSIKLLERFDFKLDGRLREHYWINENKYDQLIYSMLKHK
- a CDS encoding GerMN domain-containing protein, translated to MKKLILLIAIPLVLCSCGQKSVKNENNPSNKTEQVKSAGNAKEVVKEEVKEEIEEKASAYYPFAKNTEYKYEGKGSEHASKDVYPDFIEDNKMQLRIITSGTTSVKIIEKTENEVSLVYSKGEVYHRENCIQKEFKGNKDILIKAPIKTGNTWTTSNGDKRSITAVNKDIETKIGKLKALEVKTEGKDSTTLDYYVKDIGHVKSIYEDKQNKDFKVITEIKEINKDKALTEEIKFNYIKSTDTDFIRKTQYINVNFKTNEDIRKVFEKNLKNPPLKGLIPCFTKNVKINEMGIKKEGKISYIDLSQEFIKDMNAGAGLEGDILNCVAYTIGNYYNTSEVLLTVNNKPYESGHIILEKGETIKLK